Proteins found in one Deltaproteobacteria bacterium genomic segment:
- a CDS encoding cytochrome c, protein MRRPIRILTVMVVLVAAAGCQGSVSSAPPIHLNPNMDQQDRYDPQEPTTFFPDGRSMRPEVAGTVARGHLKDDDHYFRGKAGDTFFATMPAQVTVDAALLARGQQRYNIYCLPCHDAVGTGQGIVAKRGMIPPPPLNMDRLIEMPVGQIYDLITNGVRNMPSYGAQIPIADRWAIVAYVRALQLAGHAPLSQVPADVAASKGWSK, encoded by the coding sequence ATGCGTCGCCCCATCCGCATTCTCACGGTCATGGTGGTGCTCGTCGCGGCGGCGGGCTGCCAGGGTTCGGTGTCGAGCGCCCCGCCGATCCACCTGAACCCCAACATGGACCAGCAGGATCGCTACGACCCGCAGGAACCCACCACGTTCTTCCCGGACGGGCGGTCGATGCGTCCCGAGGTGGCGGGCACAGTCGCGCGCGGTCACCTGAAGGACGACGACCACTACTTCCGCGGCAAGGCGGGCGACACGTTTTTCGCCACGATGCCGGCGCAGGTCACCGTGGACGCCGCCCTGCTCGCCCGCGGTCAGCAACGGTACAATATCTACTGCCTGCCCTGTCACGACGCGGTCGGGACCGGCCAGGGCATCGTTGCCAAACGCGGCATGATTCCGCCGCCGCCGCTCAACATGGACCGGCTGATCGAAATGCCGGTCGGGCAGATCTACGACCTGATTACGAACGGAGTGCGCAATATGCCGAGCTACGGCGCGCAGATTCCCATCGCCGACCGGTGGGCGATCGTCGCGTACGTTCGGGCGCTGCAATTGGCCGGCCACGCGCCGCTGTCACAAGTGCCCGCGGACGTCGCC